In Vagococcus luciliae, one genomic interval encodes:
- the pyk gene encoding pyruvate kinase, which translates to MKKTKIVCTIGPASESVDTLVELMNSGMNVARLNFSHGDFEEHGARIKNIREAAKITGKTIALLLDTKGPEIRTHNMKDGIVELTTGDIVRIAMSEVEGTKEKFSITYPGLIDDVHVGSHILLDDGLIDLEVIEIDSVNKEIVTKVLNEGVLKNKKGVNVPNVSINLPGITEKDAADIRFGIENDVDFIAASFVRRPSDVLEITKILEQENATHIQIISKIENQEGIDNLDDILKVSNGLMIARGDMGVEIPTENVPVVQKEMIRKCNALGKPVVTATQMLDSMQKNPRPTRAEASDVANAIYDGTDAVMLSGETAAGEYPIEAVKTMRNIAVRTEADLTDRDAYALKLHRKTDMTESIGQAVGHTAKNLDIQTIVAATQSGHTARMISKYRPKAHIVAATFTDRVARSLALNWGVFPTVTTKPDSTDDMFGLATKIAKETGFSKEGDLIIITAGAPIGEKGTTNLMKIQLIGSKLCDGQGIGDTAVSAKAVVATSAQEANDSMEEDAILVVKTTDKDYMPAIKKASALIVEEGGLTSHAAVVAIAENIPVVVGVENATSLISSGTVLTVDSRQGFIYEGETTI; encoded by the coding sequence ATGAAAAAAACAAAAATTGTTTGTACAATCGGTCCAGCAAGTGAATCTGTAGACACATTAGTTGAATTAATGAACTCAGGGATGAATGTTGCTCGTTTAAATTTCTCACATGGAGACTTTGAAGAACATGGAGCACGTATTAAAAACATTCGTGAAGCGGCAAAAATTACTGGTAAAACAATTGCACTTTTACTAGATACAAAAGGTCCAGAAATTCGTACTCATAATATGAAAGATGGCATTGTTGAATTAACTACTGGGGATATTGTTCGCATTGCAATGAGCGAAGTGGAAGGAACAAAAGAAAAATTTTCAATTACATACCCAGGTTTAATTGATGATGTTCATGTAGGAAGCCACATCCTTTTAGATGATGGATTAATTGACTTAGAAGTTATTGAAATTGACTCAGTTAATAAAGAAATTGTAACAAAAGTATTAAATGAAGGTGTATTGAAAAATAAAAAAGGTGTGAACGTACCAAATGTAAGTATTAACTTACCTGGTATCACTGAAAAAGATGCGGCTGATATTCGTTTTGGTATTGAAAATGATGTTGACTTCATCGCAGCAAGTTTCGTTCGTCGCCCAAGTGACGTATTAGAAATCACAAAAATTTTAGAACAAGAAAATGCGACTCATATTCAAATTATTTCTAAAATCGAAAACCAAGAAGGTATTGATAACTTAGATGATATCTTAAAAGTATCTAATGGATTGATGATTGCTCGTGGTGACATGGGTGTTGAAATTCCAACAGAAAATGTACCAGTTGTTCAAAAAGAAATGATTAGAAAATGTAATGCTTTAGGTAAACCAGTTGTTACAGCAACACAAATGTTAGACTCTATGCAAAAAAATCCTCGTCCAACACGTGCAGAAGCAAGTGACGTGGCGAATGCAATTTATGATGGAACTGACGCTGTTATGTTATCTGGAGAAACAGCTGCTGGAGAATACCCAATTGAAGCAGTTAAAACAATGAGAAATATTGCAGTACGTACAGAAGCTGATTTAACAGATCGTGATGCTTATGCTCTTAAATTACATAGAAAAACTGATATGACTGAATCAATTGGTCAAGCAGTTGGACATACAGCGAAAAACTTAGATATCCAAACAATTGTAGCGGCAACTCAATCTGGACATACTGCACGTATGATCTCTAAATATCGTCCAAAAGCTCATATTGTAGCGGCAACATTTACTGACCGTGTTGCTAGAAGTTTAGCATTAAACTGGGGTGTATTCCCAACTGTTACAACTAAACCAGATTCAACTGATGATATGTTTGGTTTAGCAACTAAAATTGCTAAAGAAACTGGATTCTCTAAAGAAGGAGATTTGATTATCATTACTGCTGGTGCTCCTATTGGTGAAAAAGGAACAACTAACTTAATGAAAATTCAGTTAATTGGTTCTAAATTATGTGATGGACAAGGAATTGGTGATACAGCCGTTTCTGCTAAAGCAGTTGTAGCAACTTCAGCTCAAGAAGCAAATGATTCTATGGAAGAAGATGCTATCTTAGTTGTAAAAACAACTGATAAAGATTATATGCCAGCAATTAAAAAAGCTTCAGCTCTTATCGTTGAAGAAGGTGGATTAACAAGCCATGCAGCAGTTGTGGCAATTGCGGAAAATATTCCAGTTGTTGTTGGAGTTGAAAATGCAACATCACTTATCTCAAGCGGTACTGTGTTAACAGTTGATTCACGCCAAGGATTTATCTATGAAGGCGAAACAACTATTTAA
- a CDS encoding Fur family transcriptional regulator produces the protein MEQQSLALQRIKDQLHEANYKLTPQREATVQVLLENEKDHLSAEEIYMLVKLKTPDIGLATVYRTLEMLTELSILDKVNFNDGLARYDMRKEGAKHFHHHLLCLECGNIDEIEEDLLGEVEKIVENHYFFKVTDHRLTFHGICQACQEKNK, from the coding sequence ATGGAACAGCAAAGCCTTGCGTTACAACGGATAAAAGATCAATTGCATGAAGCAAACTATAAACTAACACCACAGCGTGAGGCCACAGTACAAGTGTTGTTAGAAAATGAGAAAGATCATTTATCGGCTGAAGAAATCTATATGCTCGTGAAATTAAAAACACCAGATATTGGGTTAGCGACTGTTTACCGTACGCTTGAAATGTTGACAGAATTAAGTATTTTAGATAAAGTGAATTTTAATGATGGCCTAGCAAGGTATGATATGCGAAAAGAAGGTGCTAAACATTTTCATCATCATCTTCTTTGTTTAGAATGTGGAAATATCGATGAAATTGAAGAAGACTTATTAGGTGAGGTTGAAAAGATAGTCGAAAATCATTACTTTTTTAAAGTAACAGATCATCGCCTAACATTTCATGGTATCTGTCAGGCTTGCCAAGAAAAAAACAAGTGA
- a CDS encoding YjzD family protein, with product MGRIVVFIWAILLGQVVSYIGGALHGVTDYNFTGTVIVSLIACAIVMLIGEAAAPSNTKKSKK from the coding sequence ATGGGAAGAATTGTTGTTTTTATCTGGGCAATTTTATTAGGACAAGTGGTTAGTTATATTGGTGGCGCACTTCATGGTGTGACTGATTATAACTTCACTGGAACTGTGATTGTATCTTTAATTGCTTGTGCCATTGTTATGCTTATTGGTGAAGCGGCAGCGCCAAGTAATACAAAAAAATCTAAAAAATAA
- a CDS encoding CvfB family protein gives MKELIGSVWSGLIIDENDQLFFVQKNGVTFHLNKSEGEFKIGDIVEGFGYENQKHDRIFTTNIPDIQQHKFGFAEVVDSRRDLGVFVDIGLPDKEVVVSLDELPEMKPLWPKKGDKLLVRLSVDEKARLWANLADDMTFLAMSKAADEETMKNKNITGVVYRLKMVGTFVFTDEHYVAFIHPSERYEEPRLGQIVEGRVIGVRPDGMLNMSLKPRAYEVISDDAQMILTFLERSKDGMIPFSDKSTPEEIKQTFAISKGQFKRALGSLMKEKRITQKDGKTYLIKDESSN, from the coding sequence ATGAAAGAATTAATAGGTAGTGTGTGGAGCGGATTAATTATTGATGAAAACGATCAGTTGTTTTTTGTGCAAAAAAATGGTGTGACATTTCATTTAAATAAATCTGAAGGCGAGTTTAAAATAGGAGACATAGTAGAAGGGTTTGGATATGAAAATCAAAAACATGATCGAATTTTTACGACTAATATTCCAGACATTCAACAACATAAATTTGGATTTGCTGAAGTAGTTGATTCAAGACGTGACTTAGGCGTGTTTGTTGATATTGGATTGCCAGATAAAGAAGTCGTGGTGTCGCTTGATGAATTACCAGAGATGAAACCATTATGGCCTAAAAAAGGCGATAAATTATTAGTGAGATTATCAGTTGATGAAAAAGCAAGACTTTGGGCTAATTTAGCAGATGATATGACATTTTTAGCTATGTCAAAAGCAGCGGACGAAGAAACAATGAAAAATAAAAATATTACTGGTGTTGTGTATCGCTTAAAAATGGTGGGAACGTTTGTCTTTACAGATGAACATTATGTGGCCTTTATCCATCCATCTGAGAGATACGAAGAACCTAGACTTGGACAAATTGTTGAAGGCCGAGTGATTGGTGTTCGTCCAGATGGTATGCTAAACATGTCACTAAAACCTCGTGCGTATGAAGTTATTTCTGATGATGCACAAATGATTTTAACGTTTTTAGAACGTTCTAAAGATGGAATGATTCCGTTTAGCGATAAATCAACACCAGAGGAAATCAAACAAACTTTTGCTATCAGTAAAGGTCAATTTAAGCGAGCGTTAGGCTCATTGATGAAAGAAAAAAGAATTACTCAAAAAGATGGTAAGACATACCTAATAAAAGATGAATCATCTAATTGA
- a CDS encoding multidrug efflux MFS transporter, whose amino-acid sequence MKVDWKRNMYIAWIGCFFTGASYSLVMPFISIYIEQLGAPSNKVEFYAGLSISLTALSAAMVAPLWGSLADRKGRKLMMIRAAAGMTITMGSLAFVPNVFWLLFMRFCNGLLSGYVPNATAMIASQAPKDKNGMALGTLATGAVAGSLIGPSLGGLLAQTVGIKNVFLVTGSILFITTLLTIFFIHEDFEPVEKKDMVSTKEVFKSIKHPKVLIGLFITTAIIQIGMTSISPILTLYVRELGGKTDNILFVSGLIVSVAGVSEFFSAPFLGKLGDRIGSQYVLLGGLILSFLFIFPMSLVQSPFQLGVCRFLLGFSTGALMPSVNTLISKITPMNGVGRIFSFNQMFTSMGQVAGPMVGSFVANGFGYRSVFIATSLLILMNITISFFNFKHQLSIRELINEFKR is encoded by the coding sequence ATGAAGGTTGACTGGAAACGAAACATGTATATTGCATGGATTGGTTGTTTCTTTACAGGCGCAAGTTATAGTTTAGTGATGCCGTTTATTTCAATATACATTGAACAATTAGGTGCACCTAGTAATAAGGTGGAATTTTATGCAGGATTATCTATTAGTTTAACGGCGTTATCGGCTGCAATGGTTGCTCCATTGTGGGGGAGTCTAGCAGATAGAAAAGGGCGTAAGTTAATGATGATAAGAGCTGCAGCAGGAATGACCATTACAATGGGCTCATTGGCGTTTGTTCCAAATGTTTTTTGGTTGTTATTTATGAGGTTTTGTAATGGCTTATTATCTGGTTATGTTCCAAATGCTACGGCAATGATTGCATCCCAAGCACCAAAGGACAAAAATGGTATGGCTTTGGGAACTCTTGCCACTGGTGCTGTAGCAGGTAGTTTGATTGGCCCATCACTTGGTGGGTTATTAGCACAAACAGTAGGGATAAAAAATGTTTTCTTAGTAACAGGGAGTATTTTATTTATTACGACTTTATTAACCATCTTTTTTATTCATGAAGACTTTGAGCCAGTTGAAAAAAAAGACATGGTATCTACCAAAGAAGTTTTTAAAAGTATTAAGCACCCTAAAGTATTAATTGGTTTATTTATTACAACCGCTATTATTCAAATAGGGATGACAAGTATCAGTCCTATTTTAACACTATATGTCAGAGAACTTGGTGGAAAGACGGATAATATTTTATTTGTTAGTGGTTTAATTGTATCTGTAGCAGGTGTATCTGAATTTTTCTCGGCACCATTTTTAGGGAAATTAGGAGATAGAATTGGGAGTCAATATGTGTTGTTAGGTGGATTGATCTTATCATTTTTATTTATTTTTCCTATGTCACTTGTTCAGTCGCCCTTTCAGTTAGGCGTGTGTCGTTTTCTGTTAGGATTTTCAACAGGTGCATTGATGCCGTCAGTGAATACCTTAATCAGTAAGATTACACCAATGAATGGAGTTGGGCGTATCTTTAGTTTTAACCAAATGTTTACAAGTATGGGACAAGTTGCAGGACCAATGGTTGGTTCCTTTGTTGCTAATGGATTTGGTTATCGTTCGGTCTTTATTGCAACAAGTTTATTGATTTTAATGAATATTACGATTAGTTTTTTTAATTTTAAGCATCAATTATCAATACGTGAGTTGATTAATGAATTTAAGCGTTAA
- a CDS encoding MFS transporter, whose product MTNKKNMMYLAISNLFLVFLGAGLVIPVMPMLKEDMHLSGSTMGLMISVFAVLQLIVSPIAGSLSDKVGRKLIIATGMLIFAVSELIFGLGQVVSWLYISRGLGGIAAALIMPSVTAYVADVTTFEERPKAMGLVSAAISGGFIIGPGVGGFLAHFGMRVPFFAAAILSFIGFIMTMLILKEPEKQLVHGQVAEKGSVMDILKDPIFTFPFIVILISSFGLQSFESIYSIMATINFNFSTSEIAAIITVSGVLALICQVVFFDGIIKKIGEVGLIRVSFFASAIFVGVIAFTDSKWVVVLSTFVVFLAFDLLRPGITTYLSKHAGDRQGTVNGLNSTFTSFGNILGPMASGMLFDINHFYPYYVSAIVLLITSFLSLMWKKELPQK is encoded by the coding sequence ATGACAAATAAAAAAAATATGATGTATCTGGCCATTTCAAATCTATTTTTAGTGTTTTTAGGAGCTGGCTTAGTTATTCCAGTTATGCCAATGTTAAAGGAAGATATGCATTTATCTGGCTCAACAATGGGATTGATGATTTCTGTTTTTGCTGTTTTACAGTTAATTGTGTCACCTATTGCTGGTAGTTTATCAGATAAAGTCGGTCGAAAATTAATTATTGCAACTGGCATGTTAATTTTTGCAGTATCTGAATTAATTTTTGGTTTAGGTCAAGTTGTTAGTTGGTTGTACATCTCTCGTGGACTTGGTGGGATTGCTGCGGCATTAATCATGCCATCTGTTACCGCGTATGTAGCAGACGTCACAACATTTGAAGAACGTCCAAAAGCTATGGGGTTAGTATCTGCCGCCATTAGTGGTGGATTTATTATTGGTCCTGGAGTTGGTGGATTTCTAGCTCATTTTGGAATGCGAGTGCCTTTTTTTGCGGCAGCTATCTTATCTTTTATCGGGTTTATTATGACAATGTTAATTTTAAAAGAGCCTGAGAAGCAATTAGTGCATGGTCAAGTTGCAGAAAAAGGTTCTGTTATGGATATTTTAAAAGATCCCATTTTTACATTTCCGTTTATCGTGATTTTAATTTCATCATTTGGTTTACAATCATTTGAGTCCATCTATAGTATTATGGCAACAATCAATTTTAATTTTAGTACATCAGAAATTGCTGCGATTATTACAGTTAGTGGAGTATTAGCCTTAATTTGTCAGGTCGTTTTCTTTGATGGCATTATCAAGAAAATTGGTGAGGTCGGATTAATTCGAGTGTCATTTTTTGCGAGCGCTATATTCGTTGGTGTTATAGCTTTCACCGATAGTAAATGGGTTGTTGTATTATCAACTTTTGTTGTGTTTTTAGCGTTTGATTTATTGCGACCAGGTATTACAACCTACCTATCTAAACATGCAGGAGATAGACAAGGGACAGTGAATGGATTAAATTCAACCTTTACAAGTTTTGGAAATATATTAGGGCCAATGGCTTCAGGGATGTTATTTGATATCAATCATTTTTATCCATATTATGTTTCAGCTATTGTTTTATTAATAACTAGCTTTTTATCATTAATGTGGAAAAAAGAGTTACCACAAAAATAA
- the pfkA gene encoding 6-phosphofructokinase, with the protein MKRIAILTSGGDAPGMNAAIRAVTRKAIHEGMEVYGINYGFAGLVAGDIRKLDVPDVGDIIQRGGTVLYSARYPEFSTEEGQLKGIEQLNKFGIEGLVVIGGDGSYHGALALTKRGFPAVGIPGTIDNDIPMTDYTIGFDTAINTVLDAMDKIRDTATSHVRTFIIEVMGRDAGDIALWAGVAGGADDIIIPEHDFDMAQVAKKIREGRDRGKKHCLIVLAEGVMSGHKFADQLAEYGDFHARVSVLGHVVRGGSPSARDRVLASKFGSFAVDLLKDGQGGLCIGSLNNEVVANDIVATLEEKKHQPDLSLYDLNHQISF; encoded by the coding sequence ATGAAACGCATCGCTATTTTGACGAGTGGTGGAGATGCACCTGGTATGAATGCAGCTATTCGTGCGGTAACACGTAAAGCCATTCATGAAGGTATGGAAGTTTATGGTATAAACTATGGATTTGCTGGTTTAGTCGCTGGTGATATTCGTAAATTAGATGTTCCAGATGTGGGGGATATCATCCAACGTGGAGGAACTGTGTTGTATTCAGCACGTTATCCAGAATTTTCAACAGAAGAAGGTCAGCTTAAAGGAATTGAACAATTAAATAAATTCGGTATTGAAGGTTTAGTTGTTATTGGTGGTGACGGAAGTTATCATGGTGCTTTGGCATTAACAAAACGTGGATTCCCAGCAGTTGGTATTCCAGGAACAATTGACAACGATATTCCAATGACTGATTACACTATTGGATTTGATACAGCTATTAACACTGTATTAGATGCAATGGATAAAATACGTGACACTGCAACATCTCACGTACGTACATTTATTATTGAAGTAATGGGTCGTGATGCTGGTGATATCGCTTTATGGGCAGGAGTTGCCGGTGGAGCAGATGATATTATTATCCCAGAACATGATTTTGATATGGCACAAGTTGCTAAAAAAATTCGTGAAGGTCGTGACCGCGGTAAAAAACATTGTTTAATTGTTTTAGCTGAAGGTGTTATGTCTGGTCATAAATTTGCAGATCAATTAGCAGAGTATGGTGATTTTCATGCACGTGTTTCTGTGTTGGGACATGTTGTTCGTGGAGGATCTCCATCAGCACGTGACCGTGTGCTAGCAAGTAAATTTGGAAGCTTTGCTGTGGATTTACTTAAAGACGGTCAAGGTGGACTATGTATTGGTTCATTAAATAATGAAGTTGTGGCAAATGACATTGTGGCAACATTAGAAGAAAAGAAACATCAGCCAGATTTGAGTTTGTATGATCTAAATCATCAAATCTCATTCTAA
- the dnaE gene encoding DNA polymerase III subunit alpha, whose amino-acid sequence MNLGQLQVRTEYSLLSSTNRIEELVYEAKNRGYTSLAITDIDTLHGVVIFYQECLKQHIKPIIGMTLTYRTTEETEAEIILLAKNLSGYHHLMKIATKKSMTERQESFSLGDVFHDLNDLIAILPWQKNELYQLQRATSSEQMEKRTIELLDILKQCDVYGGINVSRAKEEERDFWGYYYKKYNLPPVALQDVRYLNPSDDFSVAVLEHIDSGELISLDFEQLSGDYYLPQVVDFTKWYHEKNLDEALSNIEKIVSSIDLQIPLQQTLLPSFPVPNNEQADTYLHRLCQEGLSFRLNGQVNETYQARLNMELDVIHEMGYDDYFLIVWDVMKYARDHHIVTACRGSAAGSLVSYVLQITNVDPIQYQLLFERFLNKERYTMPDIDMDIPDNRREELLQYVNHKYGENRVAQIATFGTLAAKMAVRDVSRVFGLSQNEANKWANAIPKDLKITLSEAYDKSKTLRELVGHSYKNKLLFDTAKRIEGLPRHVSTHAAGVVISDQDLTNLIPLQEGNNGIPLTQFAMGEVEEIGLLKMDFLGLRNLSIIGNALSSIEYQTGKHFSLEDIPLDDDKTLELFRQGNTVGVFQFESKGIKNVLRKLGPTSIEDIASVNALYRPGPMENIDTFVKRKKGIEAIHYPHDSLKDILGYTYGVIVYQEQVMQVASKMAGFSLGEADILRRAISKKSKEVLDTEREHFINGALGQGYTKEVAMQVYDYIERFANYGFNRSHAVVYSVIAYQMAYLKVHYPTAFFQAILHSVKNNPAKMNEYIVEAKEAGLVIIPPDINKSEYSFTFYKGSIIYGFSSVKGIRKDFIQHMLTVRKEGGPFKSLENFLIRLSGKWLKKANILPLIYIGAFDRLHQNRKQLMIDLDSMIQNIEYSGGSVDLLDMLTLKKETCEDFTIEEKLEQEVDYLGTYVSAHPVDFYTSKLVNLPIVKAKDLLANQEVTVLFYSSNIKKIRTKKGESMAFLEGTDQTGKLSVTLFPTIYRSVQSILSEHEVYVVRGKVEKSKYNQELQIIANTVELAKDMEGVMKCFINITPENDKNQLLADLQSVLLSHHGENPVILVFRHKGQNTLLNQAYWVDNTPSLIKEVHSLLGEGMIIFK is encoded by the coding sequence ATGAATTTGGGACAGTTACAAGTTAGAACAGAGTATTCATTATTATCTAGTACCAATCGCATTGAAGAACTCGTGTATGAAGCTAAAAATCGTGGCTATACAAGTTTAGCGATAACAGATATTGATACCCTTCATGGTGTCGTCATATTTTATCAAGAATGTTTAAAACAACACATCAAACCTATTATTGGAATGACGTTAACCTATAGAACAACAGAAGAAACGGAAGCAGAGATCATACTTCTAGCTAAAAATCTGTCTGGATATCATCATTTAATGAAAATTGCAACAAAAAAGTCGATGACTGAAAGGCAAGAATCCTTTTCGTTAGGGGATGTATTTCATGATTTAAATGACTTAATCGCTATCCTACCTTGGCAAAAGAATGAGTTATACCAATTGCAACGAGCGACAAGCAGTGAGCAAATGGAGAAAAGAACCATAGAATTACTAGACATATTAAAGCAATGTGATGTTTATGGTGGTATAAATGTTTCACGAGCGAAAGAGGAAGAACGAGATTTTTGGGGTTATTATTATAAAAAATATAACCTTCCGCCAGTTGCTTTACAAGATGTTCGGTATTTAAATCCTAGTGATGATTTCTCTGTCGCAGTGTTAGAACACATTGATAGCGGAGAGCTGATATCGCTTGATTTTGAACAATTATCTGGTGATTATTATTTACCTCAAGTAGTAGATTTTACTAAATGGTATCATGAAAAAAATTTAGATGAAGCTTTGTCAAATATTGAAAAGATTGTGTCATCCATTGATTTACAAATCCCACTACAACAAACATTATTGCCAAGCTTTCCAGTTCCAAATAATGAACAGGCTGATACCTATTTGCATAGATTATGTCAAGAGGGATTATCATTTCGCTTAAATGGTCAAGTGAACGAAACGTATCAAGCACGTTTGAATATGGAGTTAGACGTCATTCATGAGATGGGATACGATGATTATTTTTTAATCGTGTGGGACGTGATGAAATATGCTAGAGATCATCATATCGTGACTGCTTGTCGTGGATCAGCTGCAGGGTCTCTTGTGTCTTATGTATTACAAATAACAAATGTTGATCCAATTCAGTATCAGTTATTATTTGAACGATTTTTAAACAAAGAACGTTACACCATGCCTGACATTGATATGGACATACCTGATAACAGACGGGAAGAATTACTTCAATATGTTAACCATAAATACGGTGAAAATCGTGTCGCGCAAATTGCAACGTTTGGAACCTTAGCAGCAAAAATGGCTGTCAGAGATGTTAGTCGCGTGTTTGGTTTGTCACAAAATGAAGCGAATAAATGGGCAAATGCCATTCCAAAAGATTTAAAGATTACATTAAGTGAAGCGTATGATAAATCGAAAACATTACGCGAATTAGTAGGTCATTCTTACAAAAATAAATTACTTTTTGATACAGCAAAACGGATTGAAGGATTACCTAGACATGTATCAACTCATGCTGCTGGTGTTGTGATTAGTGATCAAGATTTAACAAATCTAATTCCATTGCAAGAAGGAAACAATGGTATTCCATTAACGCAATTTGCTATGGGAGAAGTAGAAGAAATTGGTTTATTAAAAATGGATTTTCTAGGATTGAGAAATTTATCCATTATTGGAAATGCCTTGTCATCTATCGAATATCAGACAGGCAAGCACTTTTCTTTAGAAGATATTCCTTTAGATGATGACAAAACGTTGGAACTATTTAGACAAGGAAATACTGTTGGCGTGTTTCAATTTGAATCAAAAGGAATTAAGAATGTCCTGCGTAAATTAGGACCAACATCTATTGAAGATATTGCTTCAGTGAATGCCCTCTATCGTCCTGGACCAATGGAAAACATTGATACGTTTGTTAAGAGAAAAAAAGGTATTGAAGCAATCCATTACCCGCATGATAGCTTGAAAGACATATTAGGCTATACATATGGTGTGATTGTTTACCAAGAGCAGGTTATGCAAGTTGCTTCAAAGATGGCAGGATTTAGTTTAGGAGAAGCAGACATTCTACGTCGAGCGATTAGTAAAAAGAGCAAAGAAGTACTTGATACCGAGAGAGAGCATTTTATCAATGGGGCATTGGGCCAAGGCTATACAAAAGAAGTTGCGATGCAAGTCTATGATTACATTGAACGTTTTGCTAATTATGGGTTTAATCGGTCTCATGCGGTAGTTTATTCAGTTATTGCCTATCAGATGGCTTATTTAAAAGTTCATTATCCAACCGCATTTTTCCAAGCTATTTTGCATTCAGTAAAAAATAATCCAGCAAAAATGAATGAATACATCGTAGAAGCAAAAGAGGCAGGTTTAGTCATTATTCCGCCAGATATTAATAAAAGTGAATACAGTTTTACCTTTTATAAAGGGTCAATCATCTATGGTTTTTCTTCAGTTAAAGGAATTCGTAAAGATTTCATTCAACACATGTTGACAGTAAGAAAAGAAGGTGGCCCGTTTAAATCATTAGAAAATTTTTTAATTCGTTTAAGTGGAAAATGGTTAAAGAAAGCGAATATTTTACCATTAATCTATATTGGGGCATTTGACAGATTGCATCAAAATCGTAAACAATTAATGATTGACCTAGATAGTATGATACAAAATATTGAATACAGTGGTGGTAGCGTAGATTTATTAGATATGTTAACCTTGAAGAAAGAAACGTGTGAAGATTTTACAATTGAAGAAAAATTAGAGCAAGAAGTTGACTATTTAGGAACCTATGTGTCTGCTCATCCGGTTGATTTTTATACAAGTAAATTAGTTAATCTTCCTATAGTGAAAGCTAAAGATTTGTTGGCAAATCAAGAAGTGACAGTATTATTTTATTCATCTAATATTAAAAAGATACGTACCAAAAAAGGTGAATCCATGGCATTTTTAGAAGGAACTGATCAAACTGGAAAATTATCTGTTACATTGTTTCCGACTATTTATCGAAGTGTACAATCTATCCTTAGTGAACATGAGGTGTATGTTGTTCGTGGTAAGGTAGAAAAAAGTAAGTACAATCAAGAATTGCAAATTATAGCCAATACAGTTGAATTAGCTAAGGATATGGAAGGCGTTATGAAATGTTTCATAAATATAACACCTGAAAATGACAAAAATCAATTGTTAGCAGATTTACAAAGTGTGTTATTATCACATCATGGTGAAAATCCTGTTATTTTAGTATTTCGTCATAAAGGGCAAAACACCTTGCTAAACCAAGCATATTGGGTAGATAATACACCAAGCTTAATAAAGGAAGTCCATTCTTTATTAGGTGAAGGAATGATCATATTTAAGTAA